ACTCAAGTACCCTTGTTTAAGGCCACCTTTGGCAGCACCCAGGCGAAACATGACTACAGAGTTCTAGACAGTGCTTTTTCAACCACGTTCATCAAACTGACCATGACCAAAATTCACTTTGGGTAGAGAATATCATAGTGACCAGGCCGGTAGAGCAAAGTAATATAAGGTTTCTCAGCAGCAGGAGTGGATGTCATCGCAGCATCACCCTCAGAAGCATTGGCCGAAGGGATGAAGTCATGGTGATTCACGCTCAGATTGCCAGTATCACAAGAGCTTCTGTCTAGGTACATAACACGGATTGGTACACCTAATGCATCTGATAGGGCAATTATGTGCACATGATCACTTTCCTCACCCATAGGCTCCACAGAAGCCTTGCAGAACTGCAAAACAATTTAAAAATCAGGGTCATTCTCTTAGCTGCATGTTTTGCTGAAATGTTCATGGAAATAGGGTACAGATTCAGTGAATGAAATAACCAACAACTTTCAAGCCAGCCCAAGAGTAGCTTATTTGCCCAGAATCCCAAATGACAGCTGCATAAAGTTCTTCCTATCCCAACATTTGTTACTTCGTACTTAGGATAAACTTCACCATTGGAAAAATATAATGAATCAAACTGATGCTAATTCatgatatataatttttttatatgatcTTTGGTTAATGGATATCCCCTCCAGGAATAATAACTACACATGCTACAGAACAGTTTTGAGTCAACAAAGGAAGAAAATTTATTGTGATTTCAATCACCACAATTACCTAAGGAGTAACAAATAGAATCATATATTAGTGTTATTTCATGCACGCAAACGACCATAGATATAATTTCAGTATTCCATATTCCACATGTGACAATGAAAATATGGAGCTGACCTGAGCCACTGTCGAATTTGTCAAGCCAGATATGAATGGTTCGAAGAACTCAGACCTCCTTTGAATTTCACCAGAAGTGACAAACCTAAAGAACATGACAACTGAAGATGACAGTGTTAGATAGTATTGGCAATCTTCTAGCAATACACAGTATGAATATCTGAATGTACAAACCATAATCAGAAACTTGTGAATCCCTGGTTCTTTCTAGAAGCTCCTCAGGCCTAAACATATCGGAACACAAAATAGATTTACTAAAAAAGCACAAAAATGATGATAGGTGCTGTGTCATAATTTGTATACAGTTCAAAGAAAAGGCTTTTAATATCAACAGCTCAATACTTTTCCTTCATTAATATGTATTTGGGAGACAATACAACTATGATACTTACCCTATAGGAGCTTCATGTCCCTGGAGAACACTTTCCAACTGGTCAATGAATATCTGAGCAAGATCAAATAGCACTGTTCAGTAAGGGAACATATAATAATAGCTATGAGCAGCAGTGCAAAAAGAATACTCATTCCGACCACACATATAAGCAGTTTAAGACACACACAGTCTACGAGGTGAAACTTTCACTATCAATTTCTGTTAAAATGTATTATTTCCAATAGAAAATATTATTAATTACGAAATTACTTTCATGATGGTCCAGTAGCATCAACTTTATGTTGCAAAACTACTTTAAACTTTTAATTATTGATGGTCAGCGCTTACAAAGATTTGAAGTAGGACAAACCTAAAAATATACTCCATTGATACCAAAATGTAGGTCATTTCagttttgtcctaagtcaaacttctcCCACTTTAACCAAGCTTATAGAAAAATACACTAACATCTACAACATCAATTTAGTTTTATTGAAAACACCTTGAAATGTCTTTTACGGTGCACTTATTTGAAATGTAGATgtcaatatatttttatatgaaCTAGATCAAACCGTCAAAGTTAGAAAGAATAAAGTGATATTTTATTTCCAAGAAAGTTTGATTTCTTCAAATTCCACGCATACATTAGTCAGCAAGGTTCAAGTTTTTGTGATACTCAACTACTCTTATCTCAACTGAACTACAGCAGCATGAATCCAGCCACTAAGTAGTAAAACATGAGTTACATGCATCAGCTGCCTTCTGCCCTAGTACAGTAGCAAACTGTCTGAAATATTGTGTCTCTAGTTGATAGCTTATGACCTTTCGAATACAGGCAGGTTAGTAATACTGAATAAactaaaacaagttgtatcttAGTTAATTTTCCACATAAAAGCAGCATATCCACGAGTCTCAAAGGATTGACGAGAAGCATCCACTACAATAACCCAAACCAATCCTGTTATAACAAACACAGACATCAGACAGCTTATAAGCAAACTCATCCAAGCAAATACCCCAAAATCATTTCGAAATGATAGTGTTACATGAGTGGACAAACTCACAAACAGTCAAGAGAATATAGAGCAGGTAAACAGGAAACACATGAAACCAGAAAAATAATGACTCAGGAAAATGAGCAAAAGTCAACCGCTGAATAAACTTACAGAGAAGAAATCTTCAAACGTGAACTCGATATATCCAAGAGACAGGAGAGTCTTCTTGCATTTCTCAATTTTTATCATGATGCGATCGACCTCAGCTTTGTCTTGTGTCTCTAGGATGTGTTCCTGGCCATAAATGATAAGGTAAGAACATAAAGATATGCACAATAACACTTTGTGAAAAGTACCGCAGATGATACCAAGTAGGAAAACATAAAGCTTCGATAAAAGCAGTTTCCATCTCCACGTGTCCGTCTTAAAGCATCATATTGTTCACCAAGCAACTGCAGACCAAGTATAAGACTACATGAACAAACTAGAGAATGGCATGCTAAAACAACAGATCGACATAAAATCCAGTAATTACATATAAGAATAGCCAAACACACAGGGACCTTAATTTTCTCCTGTAAAATGGGGCTGCCAGACTGAAACTCAGCTGCTAAAGAGGAGAGAGGTTCCTGCAAGATTGAAAAGATGCATGATAATTAGTATGGAAAGCGCCATGATAATCTGAACACATTAGCCTTCATAAGTGATAAAAGCTCATATATGCTTTTGCATCACTTCGAAATGGTGCCTAATCATCACCATAAAATGCACTTTTTAACAATCTACTACTTTTAGAACCAGAAGAAGGCCATGTCCCCTTTTATTGGAACAAGACACCAAAACAGCTGTTCATACAGTTCAAACAGACCACCTACTAACTTCATGCACCTA
The Panicum virgatum strain AP13 chromosome 6N, P.virgatum_v5, whole genome shotgun sequence genome window above contains:
- the LOC120677529 gene encoding OVARIAN TUMOR DOMAIN-containing deubiquitinating enzyme 1-like produces the protein MGDVPQAAPHAAKGGGGEGPDPNPSPSLGGCSDPVSVELSMGGDYYRSCCGDADLDIPEGPKLPCVGDKEPLSSLAAEFQSGSPILQEKIKLLGEQYDALRRTRGDGNCFYRSFMFSYLEHILETQDKAEVDRIMIKIEKCKKTLLSLGYIEFTFEDFFSIFIDQLESVLQGHEAPIGPEELLERTRDSQVSDYVVMFFRFVTSGEIQRRSEFFEPFISGLTNSTVAQFCKASVEPMGEESDHVHIIALSDALGVPIRVMYLDRSSCDTGNLSVNHHDFIPSANASEGDAAMTSTPAAEKPYITLLYRPGHYDILYPK